The DNA region CTCATAGAAGTTGCGCAGGCTCGCCTGGCACGAAGCAATCAGCAGAACATCGATCCCCCGGCTCAGCAACGTTCGGATCTCCTGCTGCTCTACCTCGGGGTCTTCCTCCGACGAAGCCAGAATCAGCGCGCGCTTACTCGTCCGCAGTACTCCGCTCAGCGATTTGGCAAACTCGGCAAAAAATGGATGCACCAGGTCCGGCACTACCAACCCCACCGTGTAAGTGCGTCCGCTGGCCAGCCCGCGCGCCATCATGTTGGGCTGATAGTTCAACTCCTTCATTCGCTTCAGCACCCGCCGCCGCGTCTCTTCTCCTATATCGGTATTGCCCCGCAACACCTTCGACACAGTTACGACAGACACACCAAGATCACGCGCAATATCTTTCAGTCTTACAGCCATGTCCGCTCCTCAAACTACCCGCATCTGAAGCATACCCAAACTCAATCATCTCCGTTGCCTCTGCCTTTGCTGTCATCCTTCTGCGAAGCGAGCGGACCTGCCATTCCGTTGCCTGGTGCAAACTACGAGAACCGTGTCCGCCGCCACAAACTCCAGGTCCCCGCCACCAGACTCAGCAGCAAAACTCCACCCAGCGCAGCAATCCAGCGAACATTCATCGCCAGCGGAGGAACCACCGCCCGCACTCCAAGCCAGATGAACACTCCCGTAGCGGCAGCAATAATCGCGTAGTCCCACCACCGCCGCCGTTCGTTTCGCGTGCCAAACTCATCGCCGGCCATCGCCATCAACGTGCGGTTGTAATCGAGCCCATATCGCTCACACTCCCGCAGCACCGCCTCATTGGTCGAGGTCTGCTCCTTCGATGACGCCACCGCCGTACTGATCGCCAACGCTCCCAGAATCATCACTACCGACCCCGTCACCACCAGCAGCTTATGGCGATGGTCCGCCGCCGCCAGTTCACCAAACACCAGCGCGCCCCACGCCAGTCCCCAGAGCTGATTCGTATTCGAGAGCGGAATTCCCCGCCCAATCCCGACGTACTTCGTAGCAAACTGCTGAAACAAATCGCCGATCACCCATACGAACCCGCCGAGAAACAGCCAGAACACCATTCCTCTCAGGTGGAACAACTGAAACGAAGGCGAATGCAGACCGCCATCCAGCGCCAGCGTCAGCGCAAACACCGTACTCAGCTCGCCCACCGTAAAGGCCGTAACAAACGACAGCGGGTTCATACCGCTCAAGTAAGCCTTCCGGTATGGAACATACATCGTCCCCCACATCAAACTCGCCCCAGCCGCCGCCAGTATGCCGCCCACGGCATGGTGGGTCGTGGCCGTCCCTCCGTGCAGCGTACTGAAACCCAGCATCACCGCCGCAGACACAATGGCCACCGTTCCCAATACCACCTTGCCAATGTTCTTTGCGCTGGCCCCTTCCAGCTCACGGAATAGCAGCCGTCCCCACAGAAGTCCAATCAGTGAATTCGTATTCCAAAGCGGAAACGCCACCGCCAGTCCGACGTCGCGAATCGCAAACACCGTCAGCGTATTCGCCACCGCCCAAAGCGCCCCCGCCAGCAGTGCCCACACAATTAAATGCTTCTTATCAAAAAGATCAGCGAAGACATAGCTCGTGCCCTTCAGCAGCGTCGGAAAGGTCCACCGCGCCGTAAACACTCCCGCCACCATGCACAACGAAATCGCAAACGGAGAGAAACCCGCGTTCACCAGCTTCGTTGGTGCCTCTGCGGCCCCCAGCCAGACGCCCGCTGTCAGCCCGCAAACCACGCCCAGGCGATGCAGCGACATCCCCTCTTTCTGCCGATTGGTAACCGCGCTTCCCACAATTTTCTCCACGCTCGAAACGAGCAATTCTTAAGAATTAGTGCAAGGCGACCAGAAGGGCAATCCCCGCGATCAGCACAAAAAACGGCACCAGAAAATGACTGTCTGTGACAATCGTCCTCACGCCACGCAGAAAATCCATCTCAACCTCCCGAAAGCTTCCCTTACGCACAACCGCACATCATCTCGACCGAACTCTGAGCGCAGTTGAAGAGACCCCTGCATTGTCTACCGTGTAATGGCTGCCCTAGTAAGCGGTTACGTTGCAGCAACCGTACATGCCGCCGCAAAGGCCTGTCAACAGTTCACCACCGGCTGAGGCGATCCCGACCCTCGCAAAAAAGCCCCGGAGATTCCCAGGGCCTTCTGAGATTCGTTTCGTTTGAGCCTAGAACGGATTGAGCTTATCAAGCCCCTTCTTCTTCTTGTGCTTGCTAGACGATTCATCCGACTTGTCGAACCCAGGATTCGTCTTCTTGCCCTTCGGATTCGGAGCCTGTGCCGCCGGCTCGGTGCCCGGCTTCACGTCATTCACCGCGTCCGGAGCATCGCCAGCCTTCTCCACCGGAGGGAGAGGCGCAGTGTTTTCCGGCCCCACAGCCTTCAACCCATTCGTGCCGCTGTCTTTTGGAGTAGCCGACGAAGGC from Edaphobacter paludis includes:
- a CDS encoding GRP family sugar transporter, with protein sequence MGSAVTNRQKEGMSLHRLGVVCGLTAGVWLGAAEAPTKLVNAGFSPFAISLCMVAGVFTARWTFPTLLKGTSYVFADLFDKKHLIVWALLAGALWAVANTLTVFAIRDVGLAVAFPLWNTNSLIGLLWGRLLFRELEGASAKNIGKVVLGTVAIVSAAVMLGFSTLHGGTATTHHAVGGILAAAGASLMWGTMYVPYRKAYLSGMNPLSFVTAFTVGELSTVFALTLALDGGLHSPSFQLFHLRGMVFWLFLGGFVWVIGDLFQQFATKYVGIGRGIPLSNTNQLWGLAWGALVFGELAAADHRHKLLVVTGSVVMILGALAISTAVASSKEQTSTNEAVLRECERYGLDYNRTLMAMAGDEFGTRNERRRWWDYAIIAAATGVFIWLGVRAVVPPLAMNVRWIAALGGVLLLSLVAGTWSLWRRTRFS
- a CDS encoding translocated intimin receptor Tir; this encodes MDFLRGVRTIVTDSHFLVPFFVLIAGIALLVALH